ATATCATCATTGGCGGTGTCGCTAAAAACTTCGACATAAAGAGTTTTAACTTCTTCCTCTGTTATTTTAGGATCTTTCAATTTATCAAAGTTTTCCTTCTCGGAAAGTTTGTCTGTTAATTTTTCTCTGAGATTATTATTCATTGTCTTAAATTCTTTTCGGTTTATAAATGCACCTATTAATCTAATAAACATTTGTAGCAAACCTTGCAACAAAATAAATCCTATACCAAATATAATAGTTTCATATTTTTGCAACCAAAATCCAAACATATCCCCATTACTATATTTAATATATGCTCTATAATTATTGAATAAATCCTCATTACCTTCTATTGGAAATTGATTTAATCCAGTCCCAAATATTTTCGGTATTATTCTAATATCATCTACTTTTACATCAGCTAATATATAGCTTATCTTAAATGTAGAATAAATATTCTCACTTTTATCTATATTAGAACGATTAATATTTTTTATTTCATATTTATACGTTTTTAAGTTTTGGCTTGTAGAAGACAGTATTTTATCATTCTTAATAAGATATTCTTGCGAAGGATCTGTTCCTATTTCTGCTGATATAATTTTGAAATCTTTATTAATTTTTGAACTAATATCCAATTGTATGATTACTTTGTCAAAATCTTTGTCGGATAAATTATATAAAGAAAAAGTTAATACACCTATTTTTTGTAAGGGGTTTTTGATATCTTTATTTAAAATCACCTCTATTTCACTACCTTTAATAGGCTCATCATAATTGATTAAATCTACTTTATTAATTTTATAATATAAGTCTCTAATTCGATTAGAATGTTGAGTGTTATAAAGATTTAATTGATAACCTATAATTGCGCCTATAACACCAGATCCTATTATAAGTGATATTGTTTGTAATAAAAACTTTTTTAAAGAATCGGTGTTTTTATTAGAATTATTCATAATTTATTGGAATAAATACTATCAGTTTTATGAAGTAATAAAAATCATTGTTGCAGTAACGATTATAAAAATCAACCAATAGAGGGGGTATACTGAGGTCGCCTCGATTCAAGTTAATTCCAGTCAACACAGCCCCACTCAAATCGACTCCATTTAAGTCAACTCCAGTAGCGTAACGCTCTAACAACTCAGTAGTCGTCATTCCAACTCATAAATTAACCTTTGATTTACCCTCTGGCTCTTATCTGCTCTCAGTGAATAGTTGGGGTGGCTCTAGCGAAGCTGTCACCAGGGGCAAGATAGCCTGGAAACTATTGCTATATCTACGTTTAAGCATTTTTGACATCAAACTAGAATTGCTGCATGAATGCACTGCTACTTTTCACCCCATAATTGCTTTTCGCCTACCACACAGAATAATAAATACTGTGTGGTAGGAGGCTTATATTTTGGGCTGTAAGACTTTTCCTGTAAGAGTTTCAGCGAATTTACGGCGAAAGATATTTATCGTTCAACCTGTAAAAGCTGTAAATAAAATTAATAAATACTCCAGTTCTTGTAGCGATACATACCCAAGATTTGCGCTCTCCTGACAATTTTACTTAAAAATGCCTAAACCCTATATATAGTAAGAGTTTCCAGACCATCTTGCAGGTTTTTACACGTATCTCGGCTCAATACAATTTAAGGACGAAATCGTTATTTCGTTAATTCTTGCTTAAACGAAATCTCTCTGTACGATTAAGCGAAAACACGATATAACTAATTCGCTATAGGGCGAAAGGACGAAAATTGATGACCGTATTGGTGGGTGTCATTTCTCAAAAAGGGGGGGTAGGTAAAAGCACCCTTGCTCGGCTCATTGCTCGTGAATATGCTGCTGCTGGCTGGGATGTAAAAATTGCCGACCTGGATATTTCTCAAGGTACAAGTACTGATTGGAAGCAACGCCGCTCAGTCAATGGTATCCAGCCGGAGATTGCAGTTGAACCATTCCGCACTGTTGCTCAAGCTCTGAAACACGCCTCGGTTTATGACCTCATGGTTATGGACGGGCCACCACATTCTATGCAAGGGACACTGGAAATTGCCCGTGCAAGTGATTTACTTGTCCTGCCCACAGGCTTATCACTGGATGACCTCAAACCGTCTGTACTGTTGGCGCATGAATTGGTAAACGCCAAAATCTCTACGGATAAAATTATTTTTGTTTTATGTCGAGTCGGCGATCGGGAGAATGAAATTGAGGATGCCCGATCATATATTCATAAAGCTGGATATGTCACAGTAGCTGGTTCAATTTCAGAAAAGACTGCTTACCGACAGGCAAGTGATAACGGTCGTGCTGTTTCTGAGGTCACGTTTCCTACTTTGAAGCAACGGGCAGAACAAGTAGCCCAAGGAATTATTGATCTGTTGAGCAAGCAAGAGTCCTAATTATGTCAACTAAACCACCTCCACCACCTCGCAAACCAAGCAAAGGTGAACCCCCTAGCATTAAGGAAACAAAAGATAACTTGGAGAAGCCCGATCCAGGTGAAATTTCCAACCTGAATTTTAAAGTACCTGCCGAGTTTAAAAAGGATTTTAAGATTGCGGCTGCTACTTACGGTTGTACCCAAGTCGAGCTATTGCAACGGATTTTTAAATACTGGACAGATAATCATGGCTAATCGTTATTTCGTCCTTTCGCTAAATCACGAAATAACGATGACACTCTTAAGTGATGACAGCGATCGCTCTATTACCAATTGTGAATACTCTTTATTCACGAGGGAGGGCTGAAACCCTTGTTTCTAGTTCATTTCCAAAAGTTTGTGATTTACTGGTAATGAACGAAAACGATAATTTTGACTGGTTTAGATTTGTTTTAAAAAACTAGGGATAAGATGGCAGAAGTAGCAGCAAAGCAGAATAACTCAGAGTCATTTGAGCAGAAGCTATGGAAAACGGCGGATAAGCTGCGAAAAAATATTGATGCTGCTGAATATAAGCACATTGTTTTAGGTTTAATTTTTCTGAAATATATTTCTGATGCCTTTGAAGAGTTGCATCAAAAGCTGCTTGCGGGTGAGGGAGATTACGCAGGGGCAGATCCAGAGGATCGGGATGAGTATTCGGCGGAGAATGTGTTTTTTGTACCAGTTGAGGCGCGGTGGGCATATCTTCAGGCACAGGCGAAGCAACCCGACATTGGTAAAACCGTTGATTTGGGTATGGAAGCAATCGAGCAGGAAAATGCCAAACGGTTAAAAGGGATTTTGCCCAAGGTGTATGGACAGCAGAAATTAGACCAAAAAGCTTTGGGTGGATTAATTGACTTAATTGGATCAATTACGTTAGGGGATGCTGAGGCACAGGCACAGGATATTTTAGGACGAGTCTATGAATATTTTTTGGGACAATTTGCTCTAGCCGAAGGCAAGAAGGGGGGACAGTTCTATACGCCTGAAAGTATTGTGCGGTTATTGGTGGAAATTCTAGAGCCTTACAATGGGCGGGTATTTGACCCTTGCTGTGGTTCAGGGGGGATGTTTGTCCAGAGTGAGAAGTTTGTCAAAAATCACCAAGGGCGTTTGGATGATATCTCAATTTATGGGCAGGAGAGCAACGAGACAACCTATAAATTGTGTCGGATGAATTTGGCGATTAGGGGGATTGACGGCTCAAATATTAAGTGGAATCCTGAAGGTTCATTTCTCAATGATGCTCACAAGGACTTAAAAGCGGATTTTGTCATTGCTAATCCTCC
The sequence above is a segment of the Nostoc sp. ATCC 53789 genome. Coding sequences within it:
- a CDS encoding pentapeptide repeat-containing protein, giving the protein MTTTELLERYATGVDLNGVDLSGAVLTGINLNRGDLSIPPLLVDFYNRYCNNDFYYFIKLIVFIPINYE
- a CDS encoding ParA family protein; this encodes MTVLVGVISQKGGVGKSTLARLIAREYAAAGWDVKIADLDISQGTSTDWKQRRSVNGIQPEIAVEPFRTVAQALKHASVYDLMVMDGPPHSMQGTLEIARASDLLVLPTGLSLDDLKPSVLLAHELVNAKISTDKIIFVLCRVGDRENEIEDARSYIHKAGYVTVAGSISEKTAYRQASDNGRAVSEVTFPTLKQRAEQVAQGIIDLLSKQES
- a CDS encoding class I SAM-dependent DNA methyltransferase, whose protein sequence is MAEVAAKQNNSESFEQKLWKTADKLRKNIDAAEYKHIVLGLIFLKYISDAFEELHQKLLAGEGDYAGADPEDRDEYSAENVFFVPVEARWAYLQAQAKQPDIGKTVDLGMEAIEQENAKRLKGILPKVYGQQKLDQKALGGLIDLIGSITLGDAEAQAQDILGRVYEYFLGQFALAEGKKGGQFYTPESIVRLLVEILEPYNGRVFDPCCGSGGMFVQSEKFVKNHQGRLDDISIYGQESNETTYKLCRMNLAIRGIDGSNIKWNPEGSFLNDAHKDLKADFVIANPPFNDSDWGGELLRNDGRWLDKDLVPPVGNANFAWVSHFIYHLAPTGSAGFVLSNGSLSSNTSGEGDIRKALVLKDLVDCIVMLPTQLFYNTGIPACLWFLSRYKNGNKNRDRHGEVLFIDASELGYMVNRSSRTFTEAEISKIADTYHEWKKSGGSYCDIKGFCKSASIAEIEKHNFVLTPGRYVGIPDEVEDGVSFEEKMSELTMALGEQMREGQLLDEEIKQQLFKVGFIVSDELVDF